In one window of Lewinella sp. 4G2 DNA:
- a CDS encoding transposase, with translation MSTKNRKIRPTKRYGECFKRARVKDFEEGTFSVKQMVQLYGVSYQTIYNWIAKYSSMAKKNAVIVEVPNSQTAKLAELQRQLAEQQALLGRMAIQLDHKTRMLAIYEEEMPEFKKKAASTLRSADSSSKKKSQ, from the coding sequence TCAACAAAAAATCGGAAGATCCGTCCCACCAAGCGCTACGGCGAGTGCTTCAAACGAGCCCGCGTCAAAGATTTTGAGGAGGGCACCTTTAGTGTCAAGCAAATGGTCCAGCTTTACGGCGTATCTTATCAAACGATCTACAACTGGATCGCTAAATACAGTAGCATGGCCAAGAAGAATGCCGTTATCGTCGAAGTCCCCAATAGTCAAACTGCTAAGCTTGCAGAACTGCAACGTCAGCTCGCCGAACAGCAAGCCCTCCTCGGTCGGATGGCCATTCAACTTGACCACAAAACGAGAATGCTGGCCATTTACGAAGAGGAGATGCCGGAGTTCAAAAAAAAAGCTGCTTCCACACTGCGCTCAGCCGACTCTTCGAGCAAAAAGAAGAGCCAATGA
- a CDS encoding IS3 family transposase — translation MTKQTIYLALGVSRQAHAAFWKRRAKYEDAMNGAESQLKLLRREHPGLGLQKAWSMLRPRHISRNAFCREMTRRGYALVRKRNYVRVTRSGSYRYPNLIKELIINGVNQVWQSDTTYYRINNSFYYITFIIDVYSRQIVGVHTSKHLLATANIAALESAFRQCGQSDLQGLIFHSDGGSQYRSRQFVERLRSRGISSSMCDVALDNAYAERLNGVIKQEYLDHWQPKDFDQLKRLVNRAVKHYNTKRIHGRLPLRSSPKAFVAGWRSDQPGYRYALLIKDGQGVNEDLCPTVVKYLPTPGKYAREGRGQILPAGVKYLTEEKFKNRRA, via the coding sequence ATGACGAAGCAAACGATCTATTTAGCCTTGGGCGTTAGTCGACAAGCTCACGCTGCTTTTTGGAAGCGCCGAGCTAAGTACGAGGATGCCATGAACGGAGCTGAGTCTCAGTTAAAACTGTTGCGCAGAGAACACCCCGGCCTGGGCCTACAGAAAGCCTGGAGTATGCTACGGCCGCGGCATATCTCGCGCAACGCATTCTGCCGTGAGATGACCCGGCGTGGCTATGCCCTAGTCCGTAAACGCAACTACGTGCGGGTAACCCGATCGGGGTCCTATCGCTATCCTAATTTAATTAAAGAACTGATTATCAATGGGGTTAACCAAGTATGGCAGAGCGATACGACGTACTATCGCATCAACAATAGCTTTTACTACATCACCTTCATCATTGACGTTTATAGCCGTCAGATCGTAGGTGTCCATACGAGCAAACACCTACTGGCAACGGCAAACATCGCTGCCTTGGAAAGCGCTTTTCGCCAGTGTGGTCAGTCAGATCTACAGGGTCTCATCTTCCACAGCGATGGTGGTTCGCAGTATCGTAGTCGTCAGTTCGTCGAACGACTGCGTAGCAGAGGCATCTCAAGTAGTATGTGCGACGTAGCGCTGGACAATGCTTACGCTGAACGCCTCAACGGTGTGATCAAACAAGAGTACCTCGACCACTGGCAACCCAAAGACTTTGACCAGCTAAAGCGCCTGGTAAACAGAGCCGTGAAGCACTATAATACCAAACGGATCCACGGAAGGTTGCCGTTGCGAAGCAGTCCCAAAGCCTTTGTGGCCGGCTGGCGATCGGATCAGCCAGGCTACCGCTATGCGCTCTTGATCAAGGACGGCCAGGGGGTGAATGAAGACCTGTGCCCAACCGTCGTGAAGTATTTACCCACGCCCGGCAAGTATGCCCGTGAGGGGCGTGGGCAAATACTCCCCGCCGGTGTCAAGTACCTAACTGAGGAAAAATTTAAAAACCGTCGTGCGTAA